Proteins found in one Methylobacterium sp. CB376 genomic segment:
- a CDS encoding F0F1 ATP synthase subunit B, which translates to MAQPTPHAGLQEGLIHEPASEHGGGFPPFQSTTFAAQILWLAIAFGLLYYLMSRVAVPRIAGLLHDRQARLAADLDEASRMKTGADSARGAYERSLKEAQDKAKGIAQATRDSLAAEAETRRKALEADLAAKLAESEAQIRARTATAMGSVREVAADAATAIVERLIGQSPDRAAVEAAYDRTQTVH; encoded by the coding sequence ATGGCGCAGCCCACACCCCATGCCGGCCTGCAGGAAGGCCTGATCCACGAGCCGGCCTCCGAGCATGGCGGCGGCTTTCCTCCCTTCCAGAGCACCACCTTCGCGGCGCAGATCCTCTGGCTCGCCATCGCCTTCGGGCTGCTCTACTACCTGATGTCCCGGGTCGCGGTGCCGCGCATCGCCGGCCTGCTGCACGACCGTCAGGCGCGGCTCGCCGCCGATCTCGATGAGGCGTCGCGCATGAAGACCGGCGCGGATTCCGCCCGAGGAGCCTATGAGCGCTCCCTCAAGGAGGCGCAGGACAAGGCCAAGGGCATCGCCCAGGCGACCCGCGACAGCCTCGCGGCCGAGGCCGAGACCCGCCGCAAGGCCCTGGAGGCCGACCTCGCCGCCAAGCTCGCCGAGTCCGAGGCGCAGATCCGCGCCCGCACCGCGACCGCGATGGGCAGCGTGCGCGAGGTCGCGGCCGACGCCGCCACCGCCATCGTCGAGCGCCTGATCGGCCAGAGCCCCGACCGCGCCGCCGTCGAGGCGGCCTACGACCGCACCCAGACCGTGCACTGA
- a CDS encoding DUF6894 family protein, whose translation MTLYYFHFQNGSRMILDAEGMDLPSRADALERATHLATDLLRDGDIVCDWRRSAIRVEDQNHCRVLRVPMASVQARASRQRLRAQ comes from the coding sequence ATGACCCTCTACTACTTTCATTTCCAGAATGGGTCGCGCATGATCCTGGATGCAGAGGGGATGGACCTTCCGAGCCGGGCGGATGCGCTCGAACGCGCGACCCACCTGGCGACGGACCTTCTGCGGGACGGTGACATCGTCTGCGACTGGCGGCGAAGCGCGATCCGGGTCGAGGACCAGAATCACTGCCGGGTGCTGCGGGTGCCGATGGCGAGCGTTCAGGCGCGGGCCAGCCGCCAGCGACTCCGCGCCCAGTGA
- the soxA gene encoding sulfur oxidation c-type cytochrome SoxA has product MRRPPPRRPGLAGLLLLCLGGAAAAAEIPPGERRSGFDQMTPELRAMQRDEAAHPGQLWVADGEEAWGTAPASGAPACSGCHGPITAMRGVSARYPAFDEGGGGPVDLDDRINLCRRRHQNEAPLAPETRPLLALAAAIGAQSRGLPVAPPADPRLAGARAEGRALFTRRLGQLGLSCAACHDAQWGRHLGAAVIPQGHPTGYPLYRLEWQDLGSFRRRLRNCLTGMRAEPFPPDAPELVALELYLMQRAAGLPVETPALRP; this is encoded by the coding sequence GTGAGGCGCCCGCCGCCCCGCCGGCCCGGCCTCGCCGGGCTCCTCCTGCTCTGCCTCGGCGGCGCCGCGGCCGCGGCCGAGATCCCGCCCGGCGAGCGCCGCTCCGGCTTCGACCAGATGACGCCGGAACTGCGCGCCATGCAGCGGGACGAGGCGGCCCATCCGGGCCAGCTCTGGGTGGCGGACGGCGAGGAGGCCTGGGGGACGGCGCCGGCCTCGGGCGCCCCGGCCTGTTCCGGCTGCCACGGGCCGATCACCGCGATGCGCGGCGTCTCGGCGCGCTACCCGGCCTTCGACGAGGGAGGGGGCGGACCGGTCGACCTGGACGACCGCATCAACCTGTGCCGCCGCCGCCACCAGAACGAGGCGCCGCTCGCGCCCGAGACTCGGCCGCTTCTGGCGCTCGCGGCCGCGATCGGGGCGCAGTCGCGCGGGCTCCCGGTGGCGCCGCCGGCCGACCCGCGCCTCGCCGGGGCGCGGGCGGAGGGCCGCGCCCTGTTCACCCGCCGCCTGGGCCAGCTCGGCCTCTCCTGCGCGGCCTGCCACGACGCGCAGTGGGGGCGGCACCTCGGGGCGGCGGTGATCCCGCAGGGCCACCCGACCGGCTACCCGCTCTACCGGCTGGAATGGCAGGATCTCGGCTCCTTCCGGCGCCGGCTGCGCAACTGCCTGACCGGGATGCGGGCCGAGCCCTTCCCGCCGGACGCGCCCGAGCTGGTGGCGCTGGAACTCTACCTGATGCAGCGCGCCGCCGGCCTGCCGGTGGAGACGCCGGCCCTGCGGCCCTAG
- a CDS encoding F0F1 ATP synthase subunit B family protein — translation MLEPEFWVAVAFVIFCGIVWKAGGFDQIINGLDRRGERVRRELEEARRLREEAAALLADYQKRRGEAEREAEAIVANARAEAERAAAEGHARLNDFVARRTKAAEAKIAQAEAQAAAEVRAAAAEAAVRVSETILREKVTGDAAQDLIRRSLGDIRTRLRA, via the coding sequence ATGTTGGAACCGGAATTCTGGGTCGCGGTCGCCTTCGTGATCTTCTGCGGCATCGTCTGGAAGGCCGGCGGCTTCGACCAGATCATCAACGGCCTCGACCGCCGGGGTGAGCGGGTGCGCCGCGAACTGGAAGAGGCCCGCCGCCTGCGCGAGGAGGCCGCCGCGCTCCTCGCCGACTACCAGAAGCGCCGGGGCGAGGCCGAGCGCGAGGCCGAGGCGATCGTCGCCAATGCCCGGGCGGAGGCGGAGCGCGCCGCCGCCGAGGGCCATGCCCGCCTGAACGACTTCGTCGCCCGCCGCACCAAGGCCGCCGAGGCCAAGATCGCGCAGGCCGAGGCGCAGGCCGCCGCCGAGGTGCGGGCCGCCGCCGCGGAGGCCGCGGTGCGCGTCTCCGAGACCATCCTGCGCGAGAAGGTGACGGGCGACGCCGCCCAGGACCTGATCCGCCGCAGCCTCGGCGACATCCGCACGCGCCTGCGTGCCTGA
- the soxX gene encoding sulfur oxidation c-type cytochrome SoxX: MRRRLDPPRDPIRRLRPGHRPRRRGRCLPARCLGPRGLAAAFALALLPALAAAAVPAIEGDAIPAPLTGTAGDPARGRAIATDPRRGLCTLCHAGLGGRPEGDVGPNLAGIGARLSPGQIRLRLVDGRVLNPDTIMPSYLRVEGLERVAPAWRGRPVLEAQEIEDVIAYLATLRGGGETR, from the coding sequence ATGCGACGCCGCCTCGATCCCCCGCGCGACCCGATCCGCCGCCTGCGCCCGGGGCACCGCCCGCGGCGCCGGGGGCGATGCCTCCCGGCGCGGTGCCTCGGGCCGCGCGGGCTCGCGGCGGCCTTCGCCCTCGCCCTCCTCCCCGCCCTCGCCGCCGCGGCGGTCCCGGCGATCGAGGGCGACGCCATCCCGGCGCCGCTCACTGGCACCGCGGGCGACCCGGCCCGCGGCCGCGCCATCGCCACCGACCCGCGGCGCGGCCTCTGCACCCTGTGCCACGCGGGCCTCGGCGGCCGGCCGGAGGGGGATGTCGGCCCGAATCTGGCGGGGATCGGCGCGCGGCTCTCGCCCGGGCAGATCCGCCTGCGGCTCGTCGACGGCCGCGTCTTGAATCCGGACACGATCATGCCCTCGTATCTGCGCGTCGAGGGCCTCGAACGGGTCGCGCCGGCCTGGCGCGGCCGGCCGGTGCTGGAGGCGCAGGAGATCGAGGACGTGATCGCCTACTTGGCGACGCTGCGCGGCGGAGGGGAGACGCGATGA
- the nthA gene encoding nitrile hydratase subunit alpha — MTDHHHDHPHPHGSELSPMDLRVRALESILVEKGYVDPAALDALIDTYETKVGPRNGARVVARAWVDPAYRARLLDDATAAIRELGIGGRGGEHMVVVANTPEEHNLVVCTLCSCYPWPVLGLPPVWYKSPPYRARAVIDPRGVLREFGVELPATTRIRVWDSTAELRYMVLPMRPAGSEHLDEAALADLVTRDAMIGTGLPLAPDQVVRA; from the coding sequence ATGACGGATCACCACCACGATCACCCGCACCCGCATGGCAGCGAGCTCTCGCCCATGGACCTGCGGGTGCGGGCGCTCGAATCCATCCTGGTCGAGAAGGGCTACGTCGATCCGGCCGCCCTCGATGCGCTGATCGACACCTACGAGACCAAGGTCGGCCCCCGCAACGGCGCCCGGGTCGTCGCCCGGGCCTGGGTCGATCCGGCCTACCGCGCCCGGCTCCTCGACGACGCCACCGCGGCCATCCGCGAACTCGGCATCGGCGGACGCGGCGGCGAGCACATGGTCGTCGTCGCCAACACGCCCGAGGAGCATAACCTCGTCGTCTGCACCCTCTGCTCCTGTTACCCCTGGCCGGTCCTCGGCCTGCCCCCGGTCTGGTACAAGTCGCCGCCCTACCGCGCGCGGGCGGTGATCGACCCGCGCGGCGTCCTGCGCGAGTTCGGCGTCGAACTGCCCGCGACCACCCGGATCCGCGTCTGGGATTCGACCGCGGAGCTGCGCTACATGGTTCTGCCGATGCGGCCCGCCGGCAGCGAGCACCTCGACGAGGCGGCGCTGGCCGACCTCGTGACCCGCGACGCCATGATCGGCACCGGCCTCCCCCTCGCTCCCGACCAGGTGGTGCGCGCATGA
- a CDS encoding alpha/beta fold hydrolase codes for MQTFDSDGVTIAYLDARPERGAGDPVLLIHGFASNHRTNWVNTGWVRTLTEAGYRVIALDNRGHGESGKLYEPEAYASELMAEDARRLLDHLGLGRADVMGYSMGARITAFLALLHPDRVRSALLGGLGIHLVEGRGLPSGISEAMEAPSSADVTDPVARSFRIFAEQTRSDLRALAACMRGSRQTLSRAEVAQIEVPTLVSVGTTDHIAGSGPALAALIPEARSLEIPNRDHNLAVGDKVHKQGVLGFLAERP; via the coding sequence ATGCAGACCTTCGATTCCGACGGGGTGACGATCGCCTATCTGGATGCCCGGCCGGAGCGGGGTGCGGGCGACCCGGTGCTGCTCATCCACGGCTTCGCCTCGAACCACCGCACGAACTGGGTCAACACGGGCTGGGTCCGGACGCTCACGGAGGCGGGCTACCGGGTGATCGCCCTCGACAATCGCGGGCACGGCGAGAGCGGCAAGCTCTACGAGCCGGAGGCCTACGCGTCCGAGCTGATGGCGGAGGATGCGCGCCGGCTCCTCGACCATCTCGGCCTTGGGCGGGCCGACGTGATGGGCTACTCGATGGGCGCCCGCATCACGGCCTTCCTGGCGCTGCTGCATCCGGACCGGGTGCGCTCGGCGCTGCTCGGCGGACTCGGGATCCACCTCGTCGAGGGCAGGGGGCTGCCGAGCGGCATCTCGGAGGCCATGGAGGCGCCGTCGAGCGCCGACGTGACCGATCCGGTGGCGCGCTCCTTCCGGATCTTCGCCGAGCAGACCCGCAGTGATCTCCGGGCGCTCGCCGCCTGCATGCGCGGCTCGCGGCAGACCCTCTCGCGCGCGGAGGTGGCGCAGATCGAGGTGCCGACGCTGGTCTCGGTCGGCACCACCGACCACATCGCCGGGTCCGGACCCGCACTCGCCGCCCTGATCCCGGAGGCGCGCAGCCTCGAGATCCCCAACCGCGACCACAACCTCGCCGTCGGCGACAAGGTGCATAAGCAGGGCGTGCTCGGCTTTCTGGCGGAGCGCCCCTGA
- the sfsA gene encoding DNA/RNA nuclease SfsA translates to MRFPSRLTEGRLVRRYKRFLADVELADGRLVTAHCANPGAMLGLAAPGRPVLLSAATSPGRKLAWSWEMVEADLPGGPQWVGINTMRPNHLVAEAFREGRLPALAGVTSLRPEVRYGRASRVDFLAEHPAGPIHVEVKNCHMMRDAGLAEFPDCIAARSARHMEELAAVVRGGGRAMVIVVVQMRAGRFTVAGDVDPAFAASFRRAQEAGVATVAYRCRLDPDEVAIEAEIPMLPA, encoded by the coding sequence TTGCGCTTCCCGTCCCGGCTGACCGAGGGGCGGCTGGTCCGCCGCTACAAGCGCTTCCTCGCCGACGTCGAACTCGCCGACGGCCGCCTGGTGACGGCGCATTGCGCCAATCCGGGCGCGATGCTGGGCCTGGCGGCGCCGGGGCGCCCGGTGCTGCTCTCGGCCGCGACCAGCCCCGGCCGCAAGCTCGCGTGGTCCTGGGAGATGGTCGAGGCCGACCTGCCGGGCGGCCCGCAATGGGTCGGCATCAACACGATGCGCCCGAACCACCTGGTGGCGGAGGCCTTCCGGGAGGGCCGCCTGCCGGCGCTCGCCGGGGTCACGTCCCTGCGGCCGGAGGTGCGCTACGGCCGGGCGAGCCGGGTCGACTTCCTGGCCGAGCATCCGGCCGGCCCGATCCACGTCGAGGTGAAGAACTGCCACATGATGCGGGACGCCGGCCTCGCCGAGTTCCCGGACTGCATCGCCGCCCGCAGCGCCCGGCACATGGAGGAGCTCGCCGCGGTGGTGCGCGGCGGCGGGCGCGCGATGGTGATCGTCGTGGTGCAGATGCGGGCCGGACGCTTCACCGTGGCGGGCGACGTCGACCCGGCCTTCGCGGCCTCCTTCCGGCGGGCGCAGGAGGCCGGCGTCGCGACCGTGGCCTATCGCTGCCGGCTCGACCCGGACGAGGTCGCCATCGAGGCGGAGATCCCGATGCTGCCGGCCTGA
- the gpt gene encoding xanthine phosphoribosyltransferase: MAAPGDKAFPVSWDQFHRDARALAWRLAGAGPFEAIVCITRGGLVPAAVVARELGIRLIETVCIASYHDYQEQGALHVIKDVAPSIRAIGDGTGRGVLVLDDLTDTGKTAQVVRGMLPNAHFATVYAKPAGRPLIDTFVTEVSQDTWIYFPWDMGLAYQAPIHPGTAG, translated from the coding sequence ATGGCGGCCCCTGGCGACAAGGCTTTCCCAGTCTCGTGGGACCAGTTCCACCGCGACGCGCGGGCGCTCGCCTGGCGCCTCGCCGGGGCCGGGCCGTTCGAGGCGATCGTCTGCATCACCCGCGGCGGCCTCGTGCCCGCCGCCGTGGTGGCGCGCGAACTCGGCATCCGCCTGATCGAGACCGTCTGCATCGCCAGCTACCACGATTACCAGGAGCAGGGCGCGCTCCACGTCATCAAGGACGTGGCGCCGAGCATCCGCGCGATCGGCGACGGGACCGGGCGCGGCGTCCTCGTCCTCGACGACCTGACGGATACCGGCAAGACCGCGCAGGTGGTGCGGGGCATGCTGCCGAACGCGCATTTCGCCACGGTCTACGCCAAGCCCGCCGGGCGGCCGCTGATCGACACCTTCGTCACCGAGGTCAGCCAGGACACCTGGATCTACTTTCCCTGGGACATGGGCCTCGCCTACCAGGCCCCGATCCATCCGGGCACGGCGGGCTGA
- a CDS encoding SoxY-related AACIE arm protein, whose translation MTRPDRRSILAGGAGLLAVTLVRPARAAERPPREPTLSAIRRFAGDALIRPGRVSLDLPPLVENGNAVPLSVAVESPMTEADHVRRIAVFNDKNPQPNVLTIHLSPRAGRAAVSTRIRLADSQTVTAIAEMSDGSYWSATADAIVTLAACVEG comes from the coding sequence ATGACGAGGCCGGACCGGCGATCCATCCTGGCGGGCGGCGCGGGGCTCCTCGCCGTGACGCTGGTGCGCCCGGCTCGCGCCGCCGAGCGGCCGCCGCGCGAGCCGACCCTGAGCGCCATCCGGCGCTTCGCCGGCGACGCGCTGATCCGTCCCGGCCGGGTCAGCCTCGACCTGCCGCCGCTCGTGGAGAACGGCAACGCCGTGCCGCTCTCGGTCGCGGTCGAGAGCCCGATGACCGAGGCCGACCACGTCCGCCGCATCGCGGTCTTCAACGACAAGAACCCGCAGCCGAACGTGCTCACCATCCATCTCTCGCCGCGTGCCGGGCGGGCGGCGGTGTCGACCCGCATCCGGCTCGCGGATTCCCAGACCGTGACGGCGATCGCCGAGATGTCGGACGGCAGCTACTGGTCCGCCACCGCCGACGCGATCGTGACCCTCGCGGCCTGCGTGGAGGGATGA
- a CDS encoding competence/damage-inducible protein A, producing MSDDNPNAVTAALLVIGDEILSGRTKDKNIGYIAEYLTQVGIDLREVRVVPDVAEEIVGAVNALRARYTYLFTTGGIGPTHDDITADCVAAAFGVGIEVDPRARAMLLERIPEAELNEARLRMARIPFGAELIENPISKAPGFMIGNVIVMAGVPAIMQAMLDGIAPRLRTGARMLAETVEAGGLPEGLYAGDLAALAARFPGVSIGSYPSMTPQGFRNQIVARAKDPAQLAAARAEIETLVARLRAARD from the coding sequence GTGAGCGACGACAACCCGAATGCGGTGACGGCGGCCCTGCTCGTCATCGGCGACGAGATCCTCTCCGGGCGCACCAAGGACAAGAACATCGGCTACATCGCCGAGTACCTCACCCAGGTCGGCATCGACCTGCGCGAGGTGCGGGTCGTGCCGGACGTGGCCGAGGAGATCGTCGGCGCGGTCAACGCGCTGCGCGCCCGCTACACCTACCTGTTCACGACCGGTGGCATCGGGCCGACCCACGACGACATCACGGCCGATTGCGTGGCGGCGGCCTTCGGCGTCGGCATCGAGGTCGATCCCCGAGCCCGGGCCATGCTGCTCGAACGCATCCCGGAGGCGGAGCTCAACGAGGCGCGCCTGCGCATGGCCCGCATCCCCTTCGGGGCCGAGCTGATCGAGAACCCGATCTCGAAGGCGCCCGGTTTCATGATCGGCAACGTGATCGTAATGGCGGGCGTGCCCGCGATCATGCAGGCGATGCTCGACGGGATCGCGCCGCGCCTGCGCACCGGCGCCCGGATGCTCGCCGAGACGGTCGAGGCCGGCGGCCTGCCCGAGGGCCTCTACGCCGGCGACCTCGCCGCGCTCGCGGCGCGCTTCCCGGGCGTCTCGATCGGCTCCTACCCGTCGATGACGCCGCAGGGGTTCCGCAACCAGATCGTCGCCCGCGCCAAGGACCCCGCCCAGCTGGCGGCGGCCCGGGCCGAGATCGAGACCCTCGTCGCCCGCCTGCGGGCGGCCCGGGACTGA
- a CDS encoding F0F1 ATP synthase subunit C: MDPVAAKYIGAGLACLGMAGAAVGLGNLFGQFFAGALRNPSAADSQRANLLLGFALTEALGIFSLLVALLLLFAV; this comes from the coding sequence ATGGATCCCGTTGCTGCGAAGTACATCGGCGCCGGTCTCGCCTGCCTCGGCATGGCGGGCGCCGCCGTGGGCCTCGGCAACCTCTTCGGCCAGTTCTTCGCGGGCGCCCTGCGCAACCCCTCCGCGGCCGACAGCCAGCGCGCCAACCTGCTCCTCGGCTTCGCGCTGACGGAAGCGCTCGGCATCTTCTCGCTCCTCGTCGCGCTGCTGCTCCTGTTCGCGGTCTGA
- a CDS encoding SDR family oxidoreductase: MEQPMVYAHKPLDQQVIVITGASSGIGLATARRAARSGARVVMGARNAEALAMIQDEIGHDGGQAAHAVGDVGRREDVQALADTAMQRFGRIDSWVNDAGISIFGRLEEVSDADSDRLFRTNFWGTVYGSLVALPYLRQQGGALINVGSIASDMVIPLQAMYSASKHAVRGFTDGLRAELDMEGAPVSVTLIKPGSIDTPLTHHARNYMDREPQLPPPVYHPDEVARAILHAAVHPQREIYVGGGGRAMTGLKKVAPRAFERLGAVMSQAQRGAEPPRDPRGSLHEPGIDGQVQGGHPGYVRRTSTYTRAQLHPLTTGAVMAGVGLAAAALMKRRA, translated from the coding sequence ATGGAGCAGCCAATGGTCTACGCGCACAAGCCCCTCGACCAGCAGGTAATCGTGATCACGGGAGCGTCGAGCGGGATCGGCCTCGCCACGGCGCGCCGGGCGGCGCGCAGCGGCGCCCGGGTGGTGATGGGCGCCCGCAACGCCGAGGCGCTCGCGATGATCCAGGACGAGATCGGGCACGACGGCGGGCAGGCGGCCCACGCGGTCGGCGATGTCGGCCGGCGCGAGGACGTGCAGGCCCTGGCCGATACGGCGATGCAGCGCTTCGGCCGCATCGACAGCTGGGTGAACGACGCCGGCATCTCGATCTTCGGGCGGCTGGAGGAGGTCAGCGACGCGGACAGCGACCGGCTGTTCCGGACGAATTTCTGGGGCACCGTCTACGGCTCGCTGGTGGCGCTCCCCTACCTGCGGCAGCAGGGCGGCGCGCTGATCAATGTCGGCAGCATCGCCTCCGACATGGTGATCCCGCTCCAGGCCATGTACTCGGCGAGCAAGCACGCGGTGCGGGGCTTCACGGACGGGCTGCGGGCGGAGCTGGACATGGAGGGGGCGCCGGTCTCGGTGACGCTGATCAAGCCCGGCTCGATCGACACGCCCCTGACCCACCACGCCCGCAACTACATGGACCGCGAGCCGCAGCTGCCCCCGCCGGTCTACCACCCGGACGAGGTGGCGCGGGCCATCCTGCACGCCGCGGTGCATCCCCAGCGGGAGATCTACGTCGGCGGCGGCGGCCGCGCGATGACCGGCCTCAAGAAGGTGGCGCCCCGCGCCTTCGAGCGCCTCGGCGCCGTGATGTCCCAGGCCCAGCGCGGCGCCGAGCCGCCGCGCGACCCGCGCGGGTCCCTGCACGAGCCGGGCATCGACGGGCAGGTCCAGGGCGGCCACCCGGGCTACGTGCGGCGCACCAGCACCTACACGCGGGCGCAGCTCCACCCGCTGACCACCGGGGCGGTGATGGCCGGGGTCGGGCTCGCGGCGGCGGCGCTGATGAAGCGGCGGGCGTGA
- a CDS encoding FkbM family methyltransferase, producing MATSTHAMTQSLEPFGTYAPTGLVRWIVARTQRLPAEEWGARRLALILRRCAIRLLRGRPLDVERYGARMRLHPYNNNCEKKVLFTPQFFDPAERRLLAERLRPDCVFIDIGANIGAYALFVAGISGPSARILAVEPQPDIFDKLAYNIAQNPFGTVKAVACAVADKAGELTLFVDQRNSGESSLKVVGTNEGAAIRVPAVTLLDLVRAEGLPRIDAMKLDVEGAEDLILEPFLRKAPPALHPGIIVLEDGTDLWQTDLCALLLSHGYRRLARTRLNLIFEKA from the coding sequence ATGGCGACCTCGACCCATGCGATGACCCAATCCCTTGAGCCCTTCGGGACCTACGCGCCCACCGGCCTCGTGCGCTGGATCGTGGCCCGGACCCAGCGCCTGCCGGCGGAGGAATGGGGCGCCCGGCGCCTCGCGCTGATCCTGCGCCGCTGCGCCATCCGCCTGCTGCGCGGCCGGCCCCTCGACGTCGAGCGCTACGGCGCCCGCATGCGGCTGCACCCCTACAACAACAACTGCGAGAAGAAGGTGCTCTTCACCCCGCAGTTCTTCGATCCGGCCGAGCGCCGGCTCCTCGCCGAGCGGCTCCGGCCGGACTGCGTCTTCATCGACATCGGGGCGAATATCGGCGCCTACGCGCTGTTCGTGGCCGGGATCAGCGGGCCCTCGGCGCGCATCCTGGCGGTCGAGCCGCAGCCCGACATCTTCGACAAGCTCGCCTACAACATCGCCCAGAACCCCTTCGGCACGGTCAAGGCGGTGGCCTGCGCGGTGGCCGACAAGGCGGGCGAGCTCACGCTGTTCGTCGACCAGCGCAACAGCGGGGAATCGAGCCTCAAGGTGGTGGGCACCAACGAGGGCGCGGCGATCCGCGTGCCGGCGGTGACGCTCCTCGACCTCGTGCGCGCCGAGGGCCTGCCGCGCATCGACGCGATGAAGCTCGACGTCGAGGGGGCGGAGGACCTGATCCTGGAGCCCTTCCTGCGCAAGGCGCCGCCCGCCCTGCATCCGGGGATCATCGTCCTGGAGGACGGCACCGACCTCTGGCAGACCGACCTCTGCGCCCTCCTGCTGAGCCACGGCTATCGCCGCCTCGCGCGCACCCGCCTCAACCTCATCTTCGAGAAGGCCTGA
- the soxZ gene encoding thiosulfate oxidation carrier complex protein SoxZ, with product MARSLINVPKSAAAGSVIEIKTLISHPMETGFRPGADGRLVPRNIITEFVCRFEDEEIFRAELFPASSANPYLTFTTVATRSGTFTFTWSGDNGFSQTERAAIAVT from the coding sequence ATGGCCCGCAGCCTCATCAACGTGCCGAAGAGCGCCGCCGCCGGCAGCGTGATCGAGATCAAGACCCTGATCTCCCACCCGATGGAGACCGGCTTCCGGCCGGGCGCGGACGGGCGCCTCGTGCCGCGCAACATCATCACGGAGTTCGTCTGCCGCTTCGAGGACGAGGAGATCTTCCGGGCCGAGCTGTTCCCGGCGAGTTCCGCCAACCCCTACCTGACCTTCACGACGGTGGCGACGCGCAGCGGCACCTTCACCTTCACCTGGAGCGGCGACAACGGCTTCTCGCAGACCGAGCGCGCCGCGATCGCGGTGACGTGA
- a CDS encoding formate/nitrite transporter family protein: MDRGRASRRETPCEASWEASSRASREAACPDPSPSGEAASTTSRTRSRRSAGRAPSSSTRSSATRGVEELARTVSALLLSGLAAGLAMGLSLVVQGVIRARLPEAPWRDLVSGWGYTIGFLIVVLGRQQLFTENTLTPVLPLLHDRTLAVLGRLLRLWGLVLAANLVGTILFALAIARTEVFDEGLRAQFRDISRHTLAHPFWPTLSKAVVAGWLIALMVWLLPAAGGARPFVILLLTYVIAICGLAHVVAGSVEAAYLVFLGEAGWGDYAARFFLPTLIGNVFGGVALVAVLNWGQVAPDVE, from the coding sequence TTGGACCGGGGCCGGGCGTCCCGGCGCGAGACCCCATGCGAGGCCTCATGGGAGGCCTCGTCGCGGGCCTCACGGGAGGCCGCATGTCCGGACCCGAGCCCGAGCGGAGAGGCCGCGAGCACGACGTCGCGGACGAGGTCGAGGCGGAGCGCTGGCCGAGCGCCATCGTCATCCACGAGGTCATCCGCCACGAGGGGGGTCGAGGAACTCGCCCGCACGGTCTCCGCGCTGCTGCTCTCGGGCCTCGCGGCCGGTCTGGCGATGGGCCTCTCCCTCGTGGTCCAGGGCGTGATCCGGGCGCGGCTGCCCGAGGCCCCCTGGCGCGACCTCGTCTCCGGCTGGGGCTACACGATCGGCTTCCTGATCGTGGTCCTCGGGCGCCAGCAACTCTTCACCGAGAACACCCTCACCCCGGTGCTCCCGCTCCTGCACGACCGGACCCTCGCGGTGCTCGGGCGGCTGCTGCGCCTGTGGGGCCTGGTGCTCGCGGCCAACCTCGTCGGCACGATCCTGTTCGCCCTCGCCATCGCCCGCACCGAGGTCTTCGACGAGGGCCTGCGGGCGCAGTTCCGCGACATCAGCCGCCACACCCTCGCGCATCCGTTCTGGCCGACCCTCTCCAAGGCCGTGGTCGCCGGGTGGCTCATCGCCCTGATGGTCTGGCTGCTGCCCGCCGCCGGAGGCGCGCGGCCCTTCGTCATCCTGCTCCTGACCTACGTGATCGCGATCTGCGGCCTCGCCCACGTCGTCGCCGGCTCCGTCGAGGCCGCCTACCTGGTCTTCCTCGGCGAGGCGGGCTGGGGCGACTACGCCGCCCGCTTCTTCCTGCCGACGCTGATCGGCAACGTCTTCGGCGGGGTCGCCCTGGTCGCCGTGCTGAACTGGGGGCAGGTCGCGCCCGACGTCGAGTGA